In a genomic window of Blastopirellula marina:
- a CDS encoding DUF2997 domain-containing protein — protein sequence MSKTIEILVSPQGETRITTFGFSGAGCQEASRFLESALGQRSGERLTADFYQDLQQQERSQVDS from the coding sequence TTGAGTAAGACCATCGAAATCCTCGTTTCTCCCCAGGGCGAGACCAGGATCACCACATTCGGCTTCTCTGGCGCAGGATGCCAGGAAGCCAGCAGGTTTCTGGAGAGTGCTCTTGGCCAGCGGTCCGGCGAGCGACTAACCGCCGACTTCTATCAAGACCTTCAACAGCAGGAACGTAGTCAAGTTGATTCTTGA
- a CDS encoding DUF4011 domain-containing protein, with protein MNLADEIERFRERLLDLSLRNPLLSYRKSKRRTLQVVNELPDVMYQRLVDDGKPFTLDFVPDPPKAKPGNGQQDLLSQMEQLEERLTGDKNSVKGAQKYPLELPDDPGQHLNSNKHLFDDKLQTNLTQSSLNATIRTMRREADTAMQETGINYLFLAIGFLAWREAESSDKDRMAPLILVPVKIEKVSRGNGEPRFTIQWDEDEVQFNLSLQKKLARDFDLKLPEFSEESCPETYFKEIRSAIRTKQDWSIKREAVLGFFSFHKLSMYADIDPENWGMTDGTFSGGLLEDLVSGREANEDEDLSSSSLYAPDYDIDRNETVEKLWLALDADSSQQSALVDIRSGKNLVIEGPPGTGKSQTITNAIADALGAGKTILFVAEKLAALQVVHDRMAALGLSDFCLELHSDGTSPPKVFQSLGDRLMGDYPRPDNLSLSQQTLTERRKQLNAYVAEMATKAGPENEPLYDLLWRIIGLRDAGAQYVPQALGKLPQDRGQFQHAHSTVTTFAKVYLETPTPLKSPWWGFFPEGFAFRQEESIRAHLTRTREFAQQIRDSILSIVETWSIPTEQAYRWTSNLATEQLRESLANQPSESLSVTRHLSGPEQITQCHELLGLIENQEAHRRQLLEEYGSSPEALSGHVSALEGLVQSLNWDPDSNRTVMRQVLTWFQDVRGQFVTLSDAIELLKRSGIALSDWGPDFQRGIKLVQLIRHSVTEDPAAITGSMFDGSAVPVFRQAKQIHDDLVKRRNQIQQRMQSIAEGEMGELQPPRHDRDLAQKVAEELKQLNLQKATLAQVKEILEWATPAENSLTQVEEMGQDFSGEFVKPAKSFEVFQANSIIVQLARHSAVAQDDCVSEQMFSNEAWNTCQQALKTAEGLKERKQKLESSFHLPSVPGPEEIKSISKALRRGRKSWFKFLDRDFREAQEKLDEFIAVGKRLKLDDCIRALEDLDVLTKDETSFGDDPRLREHLGAEFLGVETDWESLKTRFAWMRKVRQHGFDCERATALLREKSKLLTNVSNQDLRRAETAFADQWLGRDSFAKAFYPNDIKGMPFDLLGRRLRCFIENATQLLRITETVELPKNWTVEQILELAGAWQELDQYEAELRQFKQDGSYKQALGSHFCGPETDWAKLEMAFNWARKAKEFQADFGLCSQLFEHRNGVLSDFDTKKSSECAEKLDGLLEVTPQSVDMLNGLSGKLPDEIVPMLDSQLEAIENGIQATLDLGLNDQVTTADIAQQLELTRTIDQTQASMDDPEKWHVLRDCGVFQEILASPERVKAILAWVEEVRRLMGDLPTPLIDSLLETAEATEVLFLCDKIDGIREAERFLREERSKLESFGRVETDWLGIGPKYVLDGSTEAACEELVDQLDQLPEWSKFCRALQECERLGLEKFCDLVIHGELEPASLGSSYQLTVLESEVEGIFGGSEILRTHSGQLLQGIREEFQSFDKQMRELGKQEIAARAADRPVPEGNSRGRVSELTELSLIRHEAMKQRRHCRIRDLMGRAGKAVQSLKPCFMMSPLSVSRFIPQGTVEFDLVIMDEASQIKPEDAIGTILRSKQLVVVGDPKQLPPTSFFDRLGEEVADEESTQFDNTESVLEASMKVFQPFRRLRWHYRSKHESLIRFSNTQFYDNDLVVFPSPSGDTEQYGIRHVFVEGATCTSGENVREAEAVVEEIVRHALTRPNESLGVGTFNKKQCDLIQELLDKRCEADSMAALAVDQLRELDETLFIKNLENLQGDERDVIFVCYTYGKDPASGRLLQRFGPINSQTGWRRLNVLITRSRHRMVVFSSFMPSDVQGGPDKSRGVNAYREFLQYAVTGSVSEPGVATGRSPDSDFEVAVCRHIEQMGLEAVPQVGVAGFFVDIGVRRRGGDRSFLLGIECDGATYHSAKCARDRDRLREEIIRSRGWEIHRIWSTDWFMNQKAEIAKLEKVVKACL; from the coding sequence ATGAACTTGGCCGATGAAATCGAAAGATTTCGTGAACGCCTACTGGACCTCAGTCTTCGAAACCCTCTCCTCAGTTATCGTAAGTCGAAACGTCGAACCCTTCAGGTGGTCAACGAGCTGCCCGACGTGATGTATCAGCGCTTGGTCGATGATGGGAAGCCATTTACGCTTGATTTTGTTCCGGATCCTCCGAAGGCGAAACCAGGAAATGGTCAACAAGATCTGCTCTCCCAAATGGAACAATTGGAAGAACGGTTGACGGGGGATAAGAACTCCGTGAAGGGGGCGCAGAAATACCCTTTGGAGCTCCCAGACGACCCGGGACAGCATCTTAATTCCAATAAGCACTTGTTTGACGATAAGTTGCAGACGAACCTGACCCAGTCGAGTCTCAACGCGACCATTCGAACCATGCGTCGCGAAGCGGATACAGCGATGCAAGAGACGGGGATCAATTACCTGTTCTTGGCAATCGGTTTTCTGGCCTGGCGGGAAGCAGAGAGCTCAGACAAAGACCGGATGGCTCCCCTGATTCTCGTTCCGGTTAAGATCGAGAAGGTTTCTCGCGGAAATGGAGAACCCCGTTTTACCATTCAGTGGGACGAAGACGAGGTCCAGTTCAATCTTTCGCTGCAAAAGAAGCTTGCACGTGACTTCGATCTCAAATTACCGGAATTCTCAGAGGAGTCCTGCCCGGAAACGTATTTTAAAGAAATCCGCTCGGCCATTCGCACGAAACAGGACTGGTCGATCAAACGCGAAGCCGTGTTAGGCTTCTTTTCTTTTCATAAGTTGTCGATGTACGCCGATATCGATCCTGAGAATTGGGGTATGACTGACGGGACTTTCTCAGGGGGATTGCTCGAAGACCTGGTCAGCGGTCGGGAGGCAAACGAAGACGAAGATCTGTCCTCTTCCTCGCTTTATGCACCGGACTATGATATCGACCGGAACGAAACCGTTGAAAAGCTGTGGCTTGCCCTCGATGCGGATAGCTCCCAGCAATCGGCATTGGTCGATATCCGTAGTGGCAAGAACTTGGTGATTGAAGGTCCACCAGGTACGGGGAAGTCACAAACGATTACCAACGCGATTGCCGATGCCCTTGGCGCAGGAAAGACGATCCTATTCGTCGCCGAAAAGTTAGCTGCTCTTCAGGTTGTCCATGATCGAATGGCCGCGTTGGGACTGAGTGACTTTTGCCTAGAACTTCACAGCGACGGGACCTCGCCTCCGAAAGTGTTTCAGTCGCTAGGTGATCGATTGATGGGGGACTACCCACGCCCAGATAACCTTTCTCTCAGTCAGCAAACGCTTACTGAACGTCGAAAGCAGCTCAATGCCTATGTTGCGGAGATGGCGACGAAAGCTGGCCCCGAGAATGAACCACTCTACGATCTTTTATGGCGAATCATCGGGTTGCGTGATGCAGGGGCACAGTATGTGCCGCAAGCTCTGGGGAAACTTCCGCAGGATCGAGGTCAATTTCAGCACGCGCATTCCACGGTAACTACGTTTGCCAAAGTGTATCTGGAGACACCCACGCCCTTGAAATCTCCTTGGTGGGGATTCTTCCCAGAAGGGTTCGCTTTTCGGCAGGAGGAATCCATTCGCGCGCATCTGACACGAACTCGTGAATTTGCCCAGCAGATTCGTGATTCTATCTTGTCCATTGTGGAAACGTGGTCAATTCCAACAGAGCAGGCGTATCGGTGGACGTCAAATCTTGCCACTGAACAGCTTCGCGAGTCTTTGGCGAATCAACCGTCGGAATCGTTGTCGGTTACACGGCATCTGTCAGGTCCGGAGCAAATTACGCAGTGCCACGAGCTGCTAGGTCTGATCGAGAACCAGGAAGCGCACAGAAGACAGCTATTGGAAGAATACGGTTCCAGTCCCGAGGCGTTGTCGGGGCACGTTTCGGCACTCGAAGGACTTGTTCAATCCCTGAACTGGGATCCAGATTCCAATCGAACCGTCATGCGGCAGGTGCTAACTTGGTTCCAAGATGTTCGTGGTCAGTTCGTTACCCTATCCGATGCCATTGAGCTCCTGAAGCGAAGTGGGATCGCTCTTTCCGACTGGGGGCCTGATTTTCAAAGGGGGATCAAGCTCGTTCAACTGATTCGACATTCTGTCACTGAGGATCCGGCAGCGATCACAGGATCCATGTTTGATGGCTCCGCCGTGCCAGTATTTCGACAGGCCAAACAAATCCATGATGACTTAGTCAAACGGCGAAACCAGATCCAGCAGCGAATGCAATCGATCGCCGAAGGCGAAATGGGCGAACTGCAACCACCAAGACATGATCGGGATCTAGCCCAAAAGGTTGCCGAGGAACTCAAGCAACTGAATCTCCAGAAAGCAACCCTCGCACAAGTTAAAGAAATTCTCGAGTGGGCAACGCCGGCGGAAAACTCGCTCACTCAAGTGGAAGAAATGGGGCAGGACTTTAGCGGTGAATTTGTAAAGCCGGCCAAAAGCTTCGAAGTCTTTCAAGCCAATTCGATCATTGTCCAGTTAGCACGGCACTCGGCGGTCGCACAGGATGACTGCGTATCTGAGCAAATGTTTTCGAATGAGGCCTGGAATACTTGCCAGCAGGCATTGAAGACGGCGGAGGGACTGAAGGAGCGGAAACAAAAATTAGAAAGCTCCTTTCACCTGCCGTCCGTGCCGGGACCAGAAGAAATCAAGAGCATTTCCAAAGCGCTACGCCGAGGCCGCAAGTCCTGGTTCAAGTTTCTCGATCGGGACTTCCGGGAAGCGCAGGAAAAACTCGACGAATTCATTGCCGTAGGTAAGCGTCTCAAACTGGACGATTGCATTCGTGCGTTGGAGGACCTGGACGTCCTGACAAAAGATGAAACATCCTTTGGTGACGATCCGCGCCTTCGCGAGCATCTGGGGGCAGAGTTCCTCGGGGTGGAGACCGACTGGGAGTCCCTCAAGACTCGTTTCGCCTGGATGCGTAAAGTTAGACAGCATGGTTTTGACTGTGAGCGGGCCACCGCCCTTCTCCGGGAAAAGTCGAAGCTTCTCACCAATGTGTCGAATCAAGATCTCAGGCGCGCGGAAACAGCATTCGCGGACCAATGGCTGGGGCGCGATTCCTTTGCCAAGGCGTTCTACCCCAACGACATCAAGGGGATGCCGTTTGACTTGCTCGGGAGACGACTACGATGTTTCATCGAAAATGCGACGCAGTTGCTGCGAATCACAGAAACTGTGGAGCTACCGAAGAATTGGACCGTTGAGCAGATTCTGGAACTGGCGGGTGCGTGGCAAGAACTCGATCAATACGAAGCGGAACTGAGACAATTCAAGCAGGATGGTTCGTATAAACAGGCTCTTGGCTCACACTTTTGTGGCCCGGAAACCGATTGGGCGAAGTTGGAAATGGCCTTCAACTGGGCGCGGAAGGCTAAAGAGTTTCAAGCAGATTTCGGACTATGCTCCCAGCTCTTCGAGCATCGCAATGGAGTACTCTCGGACTTTGATACCAAGAAATCAAGCGAGTGCGCTGAAAAACTGGATGGACTCCTGGAAGTTACTCCGCAATCGGTCGATATGTTGAACGGATTGTCTGGGAAGCTACCCGACGAGATCGTGCCCATGCTTGATTCGCAGTTAGAGGCGATCGAGAACGGAATTCAGGCGACCTTGGATCTTGGCCTCAATGATCAGGTGACCACCGCCGACATTGCACAACAGTTGGAGTTGACCCGCACCATTGATCAGACGCAGGCTTCTATGGATGATCCTGAGAAGTGGCACGTGTTACGTGATTGCGGAGTCTTCCAAGAAATACTTGCGTCCCCAGAACGTGTGAAAGCCATACTAGCATGGGTGGAAGAAGTGCGACGCTTAATGGGCGATCTCCCAACTCCACTGATCGATTCCCTATTGGAAACGGCTGAAGCGACCGAGGTGTTGTTCCTTTGCGACAAGATCGACGGTATTCGAGAAGCAGAACGCTTCCTGCGAGAAGAGCGATCTAAGCTCGAGTCATTTGGCCGTGTGGAAACCGATTGGCTAGGTATTGGTCCGAAGTACGTACTGGATGGCTCCACCGAAGCGGCGTGCGAAGAACTGGTTGATCAACTCGATCAGCTTCCGGAATGGTCTAAGTTTTGTCGAGCCTTGCAGGAGTGTGAAAGATTGGGGCTCGAAAAGTTTTGTGACCTGGTGATTCACGGCGAATTGGAGCCCGCGTCTTTGGGGAGCAGCTATCAGCTGACGGTCTTAGAAAGCGAAGTCGAGGGGATTTTTGGTGGCTCGGAGATCCTCCGGACGCATTCTGGACAACTGCTTCAGGGAATTCGCGAAGAGTTTCAGAGCTTTGATAAGCAGATGCGTGAACTCGGGAAGCAGGAGATCGCCGCGCGTGCGGCGGATCGCCCTGTGCCGGAAGGAAATTCACGAGGTCGTGTTAGTGAGCTCACAGAACTCTCTTTGATTCGACATGAGGCGATGAAACAACGTCGACACTGTCGCATACGCGATTTGATGGGACGTGCTGGTAAGGCAGTTCAGTCGTTAAAGCCATGCTTCATGATGAGTCCGCTATCGGTATCCCGTTTCATCCCCCAAGGGACTGTGGAATTCGATCTGGTCATCATGGACGAAGCGTCGCAGATCAAGCCAGAGGATGCGATTGGTACGATTCTGCGATCGAAGCAACTGGTCGTTGTCGGTGACCCGAAGCAGTTGCCTCCCACATCTTTCTTCGATCGCTTGGGGGAAGAGGTTGCTGATGAAGAGTCGACCCAGTTCGATAACACCGAGTCGGTGCTAGAAGCCTCGATGAAAGTGTTTCAGCCGTTTCGGCGTCTCCGATGGCACTATCGCAGCAAACACGAAAGTCTGATTCGATTCTCCAATACGCAGTTTTACGATAATGATCTCGTCGTGTTTCCTTCACCGAGTGGGGACACAGAGCAATATGGTATCCGTCACGTCTTTGTCGAAGGAGCCACCTGCACCTCCGGCGAGAATGTCAGGGAGGCGGAGGCCGTCGTCGAAGAGATCGTCCGTCATGCCCTTACGCGGCCCAACGAGTCGCTCGGTGTGGGAACCTTTAACAAGAAGCAGTGCGATCTGATTCAAGAGCTTCTCGATAAACGTTGCGAAGCGGATTCCATGGCGGCGCTCGCGGTCGATCAGCTGCGAGAACTCGATGAAACGCTCTTCATCAAGAACCTGGAGAACCTTCAGGGGGATGAGCGAGACGTTATCTTCGTCTGTTACACGTACGGAAAAGATCCCGCCAGCGGTAGATTGTTGCAGCGTTTTGGTCCGATCAACTCCCAAACTGGTTGGCGTCGACTGAATGTTTTAATCACGCGATCCCGACATCGCATGGTTGTCTTCTCGTCCTTCATGCCGAGCGATGTCCAAGGCGGACCTGACAAGAGTCGTGGCGTGAATGCGTACAGGGAGTTTCTCCAATACGCGGTGACGGGAAGTGTGTCGGAACCTGGGGTAGCAACGGGGAGATCGCCCGATTCCGATTTCGAGGTTGCCGTCTGCCGTCATATCGAACAGATGGGACTGGAGGCGGTCCCTCAAGTTGGCGTTGCCGGCTTCTTCGTGGATATCGGTGTGCGGCGGAGAGGAGGCGATCGCTCTTTCTTACTAGGCATTGAATGCGATGGGGCTACCTACCATTCGGCCAAGTGTGCCCGTGATCGTGATCGCTTACGAGAGGAGATCATCCGGTCCCGCGGATGGGAAATCCACCGCATTTGGTCCACGGATTGGTTTATGAATCAGAAGGCGGAAATTGCGAAATTAGAGAAGGTTGTGAAGGCTTGTCTTTAA
- a CDS encoding AAA family ATPase, with protein sequence MSLKNELAEYIRACFTAIWIESHEHQDALSEISQLCREQQWQFASWDIEVGLQVGGSSNSESSVADPLTAIRASSALGNADTPTILVLQNFHRFLASAEIVQAMCRQIVAGKQTRTIIVILAPIVQIPLELEKLFVVVEHALPNREQLEEIARGIATEPGELPDDHEFGRVLDASAGLTRMGAEGAFALSLIREQRVTSKAVWELKIQTLKKSGLLSLHRGTQDFDSIGGVASLKAFTRRALRPHGRPNPHFRPRGVLLLSPPGCGKSAFCRALGKEVGRPVLVLDVGGLMGSLVGQSEERTRQALKIMDAMAPCVAMIDEVEKTFAGVNGNGDSGVASRMFGTFLSWLNDHESDVFVVCTANDITRLPPEFGRSERFDGVFFLDLPDREEKDAIWNIYLDYFEIDRDQSLPDDANWSGAEIKSCCRLSTLLDVPLVQAAENVVPIAVTAAESIDTLRTWASGRCLSASRPGIYQRSQKQSNSRRRVSRDPSAN encoded by the coding sequence ATGAGCCTGAAAAATGAATTGGCGGAGTACATTCGTGCCTGCTTCACGGCGATATGGATCGAATCGCATGAGCACCAGGACGCTCTATCGGAAATCTCACAACTCTGCCGTGAACAACAGTGGCAATTTGCATCCTGGGACATTGAAGTAGGATTGCAGGTCGGCGGTTCATCCAACTCGGAAAGTAGCGTGGCAGATCCCCTGACGGCGATTCGCGCCTCCAGTGCACTGGGAAACGCAGACACGCCTACCATTCTGGTGCTCCAGAATTTCCATCGCTTTCTGGCCTCAGCAGAAATCGTACAAGCGATGTGCCGACAAATCGTGGCCGGAAAACAGACGAGAACGATCATCGTCATTCTGGCGCCGATCGTCCAAATTCCGCTAGAACTAGAAAAGCTGTTCGTCGTTGTGGAACATGCGTTGCCCAATCGAGAGCAACTGGAGGAGATTGCTCGCGGGATCGCAACGGAACCTGGCGAACTTCCGGATGATCATGAATTTGGCCGCGTGCTCGATGCCTCGGCGGGGCTTACTCGGATGGGAGCAGAAGGTGCTTTCGCCTTGTCGCTAATTCGCGAGCAGCGAGTCACCTCGAAAGCCGTTTGGGAACTGAAGATCCAAACGCTAAAGAAAAGTGGCCTATTGTCACTTCACCGGGGAACGCAAGACTTTGACAGCATTGGGGGAGTGGCTTCCCTCAAGGCCTTTACGCGACGTGCCCTTCGTCCCCATGGCCGACCCAATCCCCATTTTCGTCCACGTGGCGTCCTTCTGCTCTCGCCACCGGGCTGCGGAAAATCGGCGTTTTGCCGAGCCCTGGGAAAGGAAGTGGGACGTCCGGTCCTGGTTCTTGATGTCGGAGGCCTCATGGGATCCTTGGTAGGGCAGTCGGAGGAGCGAACTCGTCAAGCGTTAAAGATTATGGATGCAATGGCACCTTGCGTTGCCATGATTGATGAGGTTGAGAAGACATTCGCCGGCGTAAATGGGAACGGAGATTCCGGAGTGGCGTCGCGGATGTTCGGCACTTTCCTCAGTTGGCTGAATGATCATGAATCGGATGTGTTTGTTGTCTGTACGGCGAACGATATTACTCGACTACCACCGGAGTTTGGAAGGTCCGAACGCTTTGATGGTGTTTTCTTCCTGGATCTGCCTGACCGGGAGGAAAAAGACGCCATCTGGAACATCTATCTGGATTACTTCGAGATAGACCGAGACCAAAGCCTCCCTGATGATGCCAATTGGTCTGGCGCGGAAATCAAAAGCTGCTGTCGGCTTTCGACACTCCTAGACGTTCCGCTAGTCCAGGCTGCGGAAAATGTGGTACCGATTGCCGTGACGGCAGCCGAGTCAATTGACACATTACGAACTTGGGCGAGTGGCCGCTGCCTGTCGGCAAGTCGCCCTGGCATCTATCAGAGATCCCAAAAGCAAAGCAACTCTCGACGAAGGGTCAGTCGGGATCCTTCGGCCAATTAA
- a CDS encoding helix-turn-helix domain-containing protein gives MPQFLTAKQLAQRLGVKEATVRVWQRKGLIPSLRASRRPLLFDLNDVIDAMKVHSAMTNSPSENKS, from the coding sequence ATGCCCCAATTTCTGACTGCGAAGCAACTTGCCCAACGCCTGGGAGTCAAGGAAGCCACCGTTCGCGTGTGGCAACGCAAAGGCTTGATTCCAAGTCTGCGTGCGTCTCGACGGCCATTGCTGTTTGACCTCAATGATGTCATTGATGCCATGAAGGTCCACAGTGCCATGACTAATTCCCCGTCGGAGAATAAGTCGTAA
- a CDS encoding DUF1257 domain-containing protein: protein MSHIVTIQTQIKDVAALRLATKRLKLAEPVYGTAKLFSSEATGWQVQLPKWRYPVVADIDAGSLAFDNYEGRWGDQVELDRLVQSYAIEKASLEARRMGHTVLEQPLEDGMVKLTIQVGGAS from the coding sequence GTGAGTCACATCGTCACGATCCAAACGCAAATCAAAGATGTGGCGGCCTTACGGCTCGCCACCAAACGCCTGAAACTGGCAGAACCGGTATATGGTACCGCCAAGTTGTTCAGCAGCGAAGCAACCGGCTGGCAAGTGCAACTTCCCAAATGGAGATATCCAGTCGTCGCCGATATCGATGCCGGCAGCCTTGCCTTCGACAACTACGAAGGCCGCTGGGGTGATCAAGTGGAACTCGATCGACTCGTTCAGAGTTACGCCATCGAGAAGGCTTCACTTGAGGCACGCCGTATGGGGCATACGGTACTGGAGCAACCGCTCGAAGATGGAATGGTCAAACTGACCATCCAGGTCGGAGGTGCCAGTTGA
- a CDS encoding helix-turn-helix domain-containing protein codes for MTGKPVTSEASEVHQILVDMQATLRQLMSRESVPQRFLTISSAARFTDLSEESIRRLIASRKLTAHRPVRGRVLIDRLELESLIRGSVKTPRRGRGRKSD; via the coding sequence ATGACTGGCAAGCCGGTTACGTCCGAAGCGAGCGAGGTCCATCAGATTCTGGTGGACATGCAAGCAACGCTCCGACAACTGATGTCCCGTGAGAGCGTACCCCAACGTTTTCTCACGATCAGCAGTGCCGCGCGATTCACGGACTTATCCGAAGAGTCAATTCGACGTTTGATCGCCTCTCGGAAACTGACCGCCCATCGACCAGTGCGAGGACGCGTGCTGATCGACCGCCTGGAACTCGAATCGTTGATTCGTGGGAGCGTTAAAACGCCACGACGTGGACGTGGCCGAAAGTCCGACTGA
- a CDS encoding DUF927 domain-containing protein → MDTPNAVALELIVNGKRRSHQLSDLADTATREELNQQVRRSTSIVKVNLRNLPSWPDEYRPSVLTFLAENENHIQFCFGRRELASSVLLGAILEIPANERQLKLLNAIQAAAIEVAAIQYPNSSEVAANHIAQYLKNLGIKGVRVSQLNASINKSRKHVSSSIRKSTTGDHLPIADIFSDVPVEEDLRIPPGWVVTADGISQIDEPIEIDSPVFIKERHVDKVSEKESVTLAFLRDDAWKFVTVSREIISSNRLIVDTLASIGFPVNSNNAPLVVQYLADFEKTNLRAIRRSRITLQLGWQGDHGHDGFMLGTKHLVSKASQGSITNIQFQGADQGNQQIASAFYSTGSFETWRNVLESVREKPQVMLAVYSSLSAPMLSILGAPNFLMSIAAPTSSGKTVALRVAASVWGNPNEQQHMSVLKTWSSTATWRERVPAVLHNLPFMMDDTKLALKASDVGTTIYQVAQGIGKGRGSVLGIAHQDVWNTVAITSGEQPLTNFTQDGGTRARTLSCWGSPFSNQTPETGRFVRQVDSGVRENFGHAGQRFIQYLLDHQQDIKEWQVRFSNELGKFEAMATPSRNIFAGRMATHFATISTTAWLAHKALQLPWEYRDPIEPLWDMLVEEAGEANRAAEALRYVMDWAWSNQASFFGRTGMTNGQPTLGWAGRWDVNSDIPDLSENESSWECIVFIRARLRALLSDGGFEAEAIIRTWRDSGWLLTDDPKRMTRKVRIGAESNQFNAIAIRRTAIEEVTN, encoded by the coding sequence ATGGACACACCCAATGCAGTTGCCCTTGAACTAATTGTGAACGGAAAACGTCGTTCGCATCAACTCTCGGACCTCGCTGACACCGCAACTCGTGAAGAGTTAAACCAGCAGGTGCGCCGGAGTACTAGTATCGTAAAAGTCAATTTGCGGAACTTGCCGTCGTGGCCCGATGAATACCGTCCAAGTGTACTTACTTTTCTGGCTGAGAACGAAAATCACATCCAATTCTGTTTTGGACGACGAGAGCTGGCCAGTTCCGTCTTGCTTGGTGCGATACTCGAGATCCCTGCCAATGAGCGACAATTGAAGTTGCTTAACGCGATTCAGGCGGCGGCAATTGAGGTCGCGGCAATTCAGTATCCCAATTCATCTGAGGTTGCCGCAAATCATATTGCACAGTACTTGAAGAACCTGGGAATCAAGGGAGTCCGTGTAAGCCAACTAAATGCATCGATCAACAAATCTCGGAAGCATGTTAGCTCCTCAATTCGCAAATCCACTACCGGTGATCATCTTCCTATTGCGGATATCTTCTCCGATGTACCAGTAGAAGAAGACCTCCGAATTCCACCAGGATGGGTCGTTACCGCCGATGGGATTTCACAGATTGATGAGCCAATCGAAATTGACTCTCCTGTATTCATTAAGGAGCGTCACGTCGACAAAGTCAGTGAGAAAGAATCGGTAACGTTGGCGTTCTTGCGAGATGACGCCTGGAAGTTCGTGACGGTCTCTCGGGAAATCATCTCTTCAAACCGACTCATCGTCGACACGCTTGCGTCGATCGGCTTTCCGGTGAATTCGAACAACGCGCCGCTAGTCGTTCAATATCTGGCAGACTTTGAGAAGACTAACCTTCGTGCGATCAGAAGAAGCCGAATCACGCTTCAACTTGGCTGGCAGGGGGATCATGGGCACGACGGCTTCATGCTGGGAACAAAACACCTAGTCTCGAAGGCATCTCAGGGCTCCATCACCAATATTCAATTCCAGGGTGCAGATCAAGGCAATCAGCAGATTGCTAGTGCCTTCTATTCAACTGGGAGTTTCGAGACTTGGCGAAATGTACTCGAGTCAGTACGTGAAAAGCCCCAAGTAATGCTCGCGGTTTATTCGAGTCTCTCTGCTCCGATGCTGAGTATTCTAGGTGCCCCAAATTTTCTGATGAGCATCGCGGCACCTACGTCCAGCGGCAAGACGGTTGCGCTCCGCGTAGCCGCGAGTGTCTGGGGGAACCCCAACGAGCAGCAGCACATGTCCGTCCTCAAAACTTGGAGCAGCACGGCAACTTGGCGAGAACGAGTTCCAGCAGTCCTTCATAACCTCCCGTTCATGATGGACGATACGAAACTCGCTTTAAAGGCTTCTGATGTAGGGACCACTATTTATCAAGTCGCACAAGGCATCGGAAAGGGGCGTGGGTCCGTACTGGGTATCGCCCATCAAGATGTGTGGAACACGGTTGCAATCACCAGCGGTGAACAACCCTTGACCAACTTCACTCAAGACGGCGGCACAAGAGCGAGAACTCTGTCCTGTTGGGGCTCACCATTCAGCAACCAGACACCGGAAACAGGACGGTTTGTCCGTCAGGTCGACAGTGGCGTTCGAGAGAATTTCGGACATGCGGGGCAGCGATTCATACAGTACCTCCTTGACCACCAACAAGATATTAAAGAATGGCAAGTACGCTTTAGTAACGAGTTGGGTAAGTTCGAGGCGATGGCGACGCCGAGTCGCAACATCTTCGCAGGCCGTATGGCCACTCACTTCGCCACTATCTCGACCACGGCCTGGCTGGCCCATAAGGCATTGCAACTTCCGTGGGAGTACCGAGATCCGATCGAACCGCTCTGGGATATGCTGGTTGAGGAGGCTGGAGAAGCGAATCGCGCGGCGGAAGCCCTTCGTTATGTGATGGATTGGGCGTGGTCTAATCAGGCCAGTTTCTTTGGCCGTACTGGAATGACAAACGGGCAGCCTACTTTAGGCTGGGCTGGGCGATGGGACGTGAACTCAGACATACCCGACCTGTCCGAGAATGAGTCTTCCTGGGAATGCATCGTCTTTATCCGAGCCAGGCTTCGAGCGTTACTCAGCGACGGCGGATTTGAGGCAGAAGCCATCATAAGGACCTGGAGAGATTCCGGATGGCTATTGACCGATGATCCAAAGCGAATGACGCGGAAGGTACGGATTGGGGCTGAGTCAAACCAATTCAACGCCATCGCCATCCGTCGGACTGCGATCGAAGAAGTGACCAACTAG